A single genomic interval of Insulibacter thermoxylanivorax harbors:
- the gatC gene encoding Asp-tRNA(Asn)/Glu-tRNA(Gln) amidotransferase subunit GatC → MSRITIQDVEHVAKLARLELQDDEKEKFAEQLDAILQYIQKLEELNTDDVEPTSHVIPLVNVMREDEPRPSLPIDKVLLNAPDHEDGHFKVPAVLE, encoded by the coding sequence ATGAGCAGGATCACGATCCAAGATGTTGAACATGTGGCCAAGCTGGCCCGGTTAGAACTGCAAGACGATGAGAAGGAGAAGTTCGCTGAGCAGCTTGATGCTATACTGCAGTATATTCAGAAGTTAGAAGAACTGAACACGGACGATGTAGAACCCACCAGTCATGTTATTCCGCTGGTGAATGTGATGCGCGAGGATGAGCCCCGTCCATCGCTGCCGATTGACAAAGTCCTGTTGAACGCGCCGGACCATGAAGACGGACATTTCAAAGTCCCGGCTGTCTTAGAATAG
- a CDS encoding ATPase, translated as MYRLGQKVYIVGDKFEQNLPIGEYGYIIAYDRNADNAFDYVVRIPKLGKHVYVPASDIELEEVLLKKEADRIEREALIDFALATRNEELFRRIMNGDKEEDDEKSKEVQSTEDFIKQVNLRAWI; from the coding sequence ATGTACCGGCTCGGACAGAAGGTATACATTGTCGGCGACAAGTTTGAGCAGAACTTGCCGATCGGCGAATACGGGTACATCATCGCGTATGACCGCAATGCCGACAATGCATTCGACTACGTCGTCAGGATTCCAAAGTTAGGCAAGCACGTGTACGTGCCTGCTTCCGATATTGAATTAGAAGAAGTCCTTCTGAAGAAGGAGGCTGACCGGATCGAACGGGAAGCGCTGATCGACTTCGCGCTTGCGACAAGGAATGAGGAATTATTCAGACGCATCATGAACGGGGATAAGGAAGAAGATGACGAGAAGAGCAAGGAAGTCCAGTCGACGGAAGATTTTATCAAGCAGGTCAATCTCCGTGCTTGGATCTAA
- a CDS encoding ABC transporter permease: MITIARTMLAGMFRDVHTLVWTIIFPIAVLLGLGLYINDLAYSQRLLAGVLTTNVLFGSTMVTAFYVMAHRNRGIYKLLRVTPFSTAAFIGSVTAARTVLALLVSFFVVLISIAVLGVRVSILGILLMLLILLVGTVCMTAIGFIAANLSRNESNVNMISNLMCFPMLFTSEAFYSLQHAPTWVKIAGHVQPFYYFVEAMQAAAKPVVQLGDVLLPLAVLTGFTLVCLLIAVLTFRWDTDGIMLYKGGKSISVRPPSI; encoded by the coding sequence GTGATCACGATTGCACGTACGATGCTGGCGGGGATGTTTCGCGATGTGCACACATTGGTTTGGACGATTATTTTTCCCATCGCTGTGCTGCTTGGTCTGGGGTTGTATATCAATGACTTAGCGTATTCGCAGAGACTGCTTGCCGGCGTGTTGACCACGAATGTCCTGTTCGGTTCGACGATGGTGACGGCTTTCTATGTGATGGCCCATCGCAATCGAGGCATCTACAAACTGCTGCGGGTGACACCTTTCTCCACGGCTGCTTTCATAGGCTCCGTTACCGCTGCCCGCACCGTGCTGGCGCTGCTTGTCAGTTTCTTCGTGGTATTGATCAGCATCGCAGTATTAGGCGTTCGGGTCAGCATCCTCGGCATCCTGCTTATGCTGCTGATCCTGCTCGTCGGCACCGTATGCATGACGGCGATTGGCTTCATCGCGGCGAACCTCTCCAGGAATGAGAGCAATGTCAATATGATTTCGAATCTGATGTGTTTTCCGATGCTGTTTACAAGTGAAGCATTCTACAGCTTGCAGCATGCTCCGACTTGGGTGAAGATCGCAGGACATGTTCAGCCGTTCTACTATTTCGTAGAGGCGATGCAAGCAGCCGCGAAGCCCGTTGTCCAACTCGGTGATGTGCTTCTGCCGCTTGCCGTCCTCACAGGTTTTACGCTCGTCTGTCTGCTCATCGCGGTGCTGACCTTCCGCTGGGATACCGATGGCATCATGCTGTATAAGGGCGGGAAATCGATCTCCGTGCGGCCGCCTTCTATCTAG
- a CDS encoding ABC transporter ATP-binding protein, translating to MTLMVEAKGLVKRYGERVVVNGLDLTVEEGEVLAIIGPNGAGKSTTLDMILGIKRPDAGSVMYWREDAKRQIGVQLQATPFFPGYTALENLRMFAVFYGLRPTNAELMEHLKRLNLHEAAHIDASRLSGGQQKKLAIAMALLHRPKLLFLDEPTAALDPRARREIRELIRTLAEAGTSIVLTSHDMEEVHKAATKVVLINRGKIAASGTPDELLAQFGVQDLEELYIKLTESIEEEPALGAVYSGGGSL from the coding sequence ATGACTCTCATGGTCGAAGCCAAAGGACTGGTGAAGCGATATGGAGAGCGTGTCGTGGTCAATGGTCTGGATCTGACGGTGGAGGAGGGAGAGGTGCTGGCGATCATCGGACCGAACGGGGCGGGGAAGTCGACCACCCTCGATATGATCCTCGGGATCAAACGGCCGGATGCTGGTTCTGTGATGTATTGGAGGGAGGATGCCAAAAGGCAGATCGGTGTGCAGCTGCAGGCGACGCCCTTTTTCCCCGGATATACGGCACTGGAGAATCTGCGGATGTTTGCGGTGTTCTATGGGCTAAGGCCCACGAATGCAGAACTGATGGAACACTTGAAGCGGCTCAATCTGCATGAAGCAGCGCACATCGATGCTTCCCGTCTCTCCGGCGGACAGCAGAAGAAGCTGGCCATCGCGATGGCCCTGCTTCATCGGCCAAAGCTGCTCTTCCTCGATGAACCGACGGCCGCCCTCGATCCGCGGGCGCGCCGTGAGATCAGAGAGCTGATCCGCACTCTGGCGGAAGCGGGGACATCGATCGTGCTCACCTCCCATGATATGGAGGAAGTGCATAAGGCGGCGACGAAGGTCGTGCTGATCAATCGCGGGAAGATTGCGGCCTCGGGCACGCCTGACGAATTGCTGGCGCAGTTTGGGGTGCAGGATCTGGAAGAGCTGTATATTAAGCTGACAGAATCGATCGAAGAAGAACCGGCCTTAGGCGCGGTGTATTCAGGAGGAGGATCGCTGTGA
- a CDS encoding DinB family protein, whose protein sequence is MNEMQTFTNSWSSHRKALVQLVERAGDEHLPFKPWDGAMTFAELVVHIVGSTHMFVSIVSDKENAADESPTVSSADELRKLVQDLTKSTQEMLEAITEDQLDRTVQFASMSMSGKAMLEMAKEHEIHHKGQLFTYARICGIKDLPFFVIRG, encoded by the coding sequence ATGAATGAGATGCAAACCTTTACGAACAGTTGGTCCAGTCATCGCAAGGCATTGGTACAATTGGTAGAGCGGGCGGGCGATGAGCATCTGCCCTTCAAGCCGTGGGACGGTGCGATGACGTTTGCAGAACTAGTCGTGCATATCGTCGGTTCGACGCATATGTTCGTGTCGATCGTCAGCGACAAAGAGAATGCTGCCGATGAGTCGCCGACAGTCAGCTCGGCGGATGAACTGCGCAAGCTCGTGCAGGATCTGACTAAGAGCACGCAGGAGATGCTTGAAGCGATAACTGAGGATCAGTTAGACCGAACCGTACAATTCGCTTCGATGTCCATGTCAGGCAAAGCGATGTTAGAGATGGCGAAGGAGCATGAGATCCATCACAAAGGCCAGCTCTTCACTTATGCCAGAATCTGCGGGATCAAGGATTTGCCGTTCTTCGTCATCCGTGGATAG
- a CDS encoding RHS repeat domain-containing protein: MTCNTSMMQQATHVWDADGHLLHAMTYAEDNRLATYNGHAVIHDADGNMIHGPLQGDMAEFLYDSRNRLIRAGDHVYRYDAEDRRIAQIVEGTEIRYVIDPEAYYSQLLMEADDQGNPIAYYIYGHGLIARVDAEGAYQTYHYDRRGSTVALTDLAGHVTDRYTYGIYGELLNAEGETKQPFLYNSRDGVMTDDNGLYYMRARYYHPEIKRFINRDVVPGTIAEAQTLNRYAYVNGNPISYVDPFGLARAGDLTFLEKSAYFLRDFVRFRECSRTGCKYKHYIDGYR, encoded by the coding sequence ATGACATGCAATACGAGTATGATGCAGCAGGCAACCCATGTATGGGATGCTGACGGCCATCTGCTTCACGCGATGACTTATGCCGAGGATAACCGTCTGGCGACATACAATGGTCATGCTGTGATCCATGACGCGGACGGCAACATGATCCACGGTCCGCTGCAAGGCGATATGGCAGAGTTCCTATACGACAGCCGCAATCGTCTGATACGCGCTGGCGATCATGTTTATCGTTATGATGCGGAAGATCGCCGGATCGCCCAGATCGTAGAAGGTACGGAGATCCGCTATGTCATTGATCCTGAGGCGTACTACTCTCAACTGCTGATGGAGGCGGATGACCAGGGGAATCCGATCGCGTACTATATCTATGGCCATGGTCTGATCGCTAGAGTGGATGCAGAGGGTGCTTATCAGACGTACCACTATGATCGCAGAGGAAGTACCGTCGCACTAACGGATCTGGCAGGCCATGTAACCGACCGTTACACGTACGGAATATATGGCGAACTGCTGAATGCAGAAGGCGAGACGAAGCAGCCTTTCCTCTATAACAGCAGAGACGGCGTTATGACGGATGATAACGGCTTGTATTACATGCGGGCTCGTTATTATCATCCGGAGATCAAGCGGTTTATTAACCGAGATGTTGTACCTGGGACCATTGCCGAAGCACAAACGCTAAACCGCTATGCCTACGTGAACGGGAATCCGATCAGTTATGTGGATCCCTTCGGCCTTGCCCGTGCCGGTGACCTGACATTCTTGGAGAAGTCGGCTTATTTCCTGCGTGACTTTGTTCGATTTAGAGAGTGCAGTAGAACAGGATGTAAGTATAAACATTATATTGATGGGTACCGATGA
- a CDS encoding AraC family transcriptional regulator has translation MEWLKRMQAAIDYMEDHMDERITIEEIARAACSSTHHFQRMFYMLSGVTVGEYLRRRRLTLAAQELASSSSKVIDTALKYGYDSPESFAKAFRKVHGVSPSQARHAGVKLKAFPRIAIQIMLKGDQEMDYRIVEREGFTLIGKVIETTSAGGKSSKEITEFWRACFEQGVIQRLSEQIEEEKLYGVVYGFDCEQDSFKYMIAGRAARGALADHPQAAEVGQAAEADSQTADEFKTLEIPASTWAVFTCVGPMPGAIQSLIHRIYQEWFPATGYEHAGTPEFELYPPGDSSSEDYQCEMWIPVIKKE, from the coding sequence GTGGAATGGCTGAAGCGAATGCAAGCCGCAATCGATTATATGGAAGACCATATGGATGAGCGCATCACGATCGAAGAAATCGCGAGGGCCGCGTGCTCGTCAACGCATCATTTCCAACGGATGTTCTATATGCTCTCAGGGGTGACCGTCGGCGAATATCTGCGCAGGCGGAGGTTGACGCTGGCGGCTCAGGAACTGGCCAGTTCCTCATCGAAGGTAATCGATACCGCGCTGAAGTACGGATATGATTCACCGGAATCCTTTGCTAAGGCATTCCGTAAGGTGCACGGTGTATCGCCGTCGCAGGCGCGCCATGCCGGAGTGAAGCTGAAGGCCTTTCCGCGGATCGCCATCCAGATCATGTTGAAGGGAGATCAGGAGATGGATTATCGCATCGTGGAACGAGAGGGTTTTACACTGATTGGGAAAGTGATCGAGACGACTTCTGCAGGCGGCAAGAGTTCGAAGGAGATCACGGAGTTCTGGAGAGCATGCTTCGAGCAGGGAGTGATCCAGCGTCTGAGTGAACAGATCGAGGAAGAGAAACTGTATGGCGTGGTCTATGGGTTCGACTGTGAGCAGGACAGCTTCAAGTATATGATCGCCGGTCGAGCGGCCCGAGGTGCGCTGGCGGATCATCCACAGGCCGCGGAAGTTGGTCAGGCAGCGGAGGCAGATTCTCAGACAGCGGATGAATTCAAGACGCTTGAGATTCCCGCATCAACATGGGCAGTCTTCACCTGTGTCGGTCCGATGCCGGGAGCGATCCAATCGTTGATCCATAGGATCTATCAGGAGTGGTTCCCAGCGACGGGATATGAACATGCGGGGACGCCGGAATTTGAACTGTATCCGCCCGGCGACAGTTCGTCGGAAGACTATCAATGCGAGATGTGGATTCCGGTGATTAAGAAGGAATAA
- a CDS encoding exodeoxyribonuclease III, translating to MRFVSWNVNGLRACVGKGFMDYFKQIDADVFCIQETKLQEGQIELDLGGEYHDYWNYALKKGYSGTAVFTKKEPLSVRYGIEEDSEDEGRIITLEYEHFYLVNVYTPNSQRDLARLPYRLDWEDRFRGYLQQLDAVKPVIVCGDLNVAFREIDLKNPKSNEGNSGFTKEEREKMVKLLEAGFTDSFRYLYPDREGAYTWWSYMFKARERNIGWRIDYFLVSNRIAPYIMDSRMDAEVMGSDHCPIVLEMADDFADAIG from the coding sequence ATGAGATTCGTATCATGGAACGTTAACGGGCTGCGAGCTTGTGTGGGCAAAGGATTCATGGATTACTTTAAGCAGATCGATGCGGATGTGTTCTGCATTCAAGAGACGAAGCTGCAGGAAGGGCAGATCGAACTGGATCTGGGCGGGGAGTATCATGATTATTGGAATTATGCATTGAAGAAAGGGTATTCCGGCACGGCAGTGTTCACGAAGAAGGAACCGTTATCCGTGCGCTATGGCATCGAAGAAGATTCGGAGGATGAAGGCCGCATCATTACACTGGAATATGAGCATTTCTATCTGGTGAATGTCTATACGCCCAATTCGCAGCGGGATCTGGCGAGACTGCCGTACCGCCTGGATTGGGAAGATCGGTTCCGCGGTTACCTGCAGCAGCTCGATGCGGTCAAACCCGTCATCGTGTGTGGAGATTTGAATGTGGCCTTCCGGGAAATCGATCTGAAGAATCCCAAATCCAATGAAGGTAATTCCGGTTTTACGAAGGAAGAGCGGGAGAAGATGGTGAAACTGCTCGAAGCAGGGTTCACCGATTCCTTCCGTTATCTGTATCCCGATCGGGAAGGTGCCTATACTTGGTGGTCGTATATGTTTAAAGCGCGGGAAAGGAATATCGGCTGGCGCATCGATTATTTCCTCGTATCCAACCGCATCGCTCCATATATCATGGACTCGCGGATGGATGCCGAAGTGATGGGCAGCGATCATTGCCCTATCGTGTTGGAGATGGCGGATGATTTTGCAGATGCCATCGGATGA
- the ytvI gene encoding sporulation integral membrane protein YtvI, translating into MIEFYKKYWRTAFDIGMIILTVYLIMWLFSWLYDIAAPILLALVIFMIIEPLARFLHRRGMRKVIATSISVIFYSAVLLALLFGVGYLIVIQTSGLIKNIPAYANLFQDQVAVLMANLQAEWDALPEDVTVKIQEYASSLAEFAASILQSGLTSLIGMINSVSRFIVDFTIAIILAFFLSLEANTWKRVAQDKTPITFKKAFYFLRDNVMKGIVNYLKALFKLISISFVIILVSLLILGVDNALTISLFAAFLDILPLLGVSALFIPWIIYLLIVGNTWLAIWLTVVLGIVMAIRQILEPRIMGNSLGVSAFTMLAFMVLSTSIFGVAGLILSPVLTVLIKALYDQGYLKRWIRLPEDEFPANGGDADAGADTEADAALAIADAGAAADTDTGAGTDGR; encoded by the coding sequence ATGATCGAGTTTTACAAAAAATATTGGCGCACCGCATTTGACATCGGAATGATCATACTCACGGTCTATCTCATCATGTGGCTGTTCAGCTGGCTGTATGATATCGCCGCACCGATCTTGCTGGCACTTGTGATCTTCATGATCATCGAACCGCTGGCGAGATTCTTGCACCGCCGAGGCATGCGCAAGGTCATCGCCACATCCATATCTGTAATATTCTATTCCGCCGTTCTGCTGGCGTTACTGTTCGGGGTCGGATATCTGATCGTCATCCAAACCTCCGGATTGATTAAGAATATTCCTGCCTACGCCAATCTATTCCAAGATCAAGTGGCGGTCTTAATGGCGAACCTTCAAGCAGAATGGGACGCCCTGCCGGAAGATGTAACAGTGAAGATCCAAGAGTATGCATCTTCCTTAGCTGAATTTGCTGCGAGTATCCTGCAAAGCGGACTTACCAGCTTGATCGGCATGATCAATTCGGTCTCCAGATTCATCGTAGACTTCACGATTGCCATCATCCTGGCATTCTTCCTAAGCTTGGAGGCGAATACCTGGAAACGCGTCGCGCAGGATAAAACGCCGATCACCTTCAAGAAGGCCTTCTACTTCCTGCGGGACAACGTGATGAAAGGTATTGTAAACTATCTCAAAGCGCTGTTCAAGCTGATCTCGATCTCTTTTGTTATCATCTTGGTCTCCCTGCTCATCCTGGGTGTCGACAATGCGCTGACGATCTCCTTGTTCGCAGCCTTTCTGGATATTCTGCCGCTGCTCGGGGTATCCGCGCTCTTCATCCCGTGGATCATCTACCTGCTCATCGTCGGCAATACCTGGTTGGCCATCTGGTTGACCGTTGTGCTGGGGATCGTCATGGCCATTCGTCAGATCCTCGAACCGAGGATCATGGGCAATTCCCTCGGCGTATCCGCCTTCACGATGCTCGCCTTCATGGTGCTGTCCACCTCGATCTTCGGCGTAGCCGGCTTGATCTTGTCGCCGGTGCTGACCGTTCTGATCAAAGCGCTGTATGATCAAGGCTATCTGAAACGCTGGATCCGCTTGCCGGAAGACGAGTTCCCAGCTAATGGCGGCGATGCTGACGCCGGTGCCGATACAGAAGCTGATGCTGCCCTGGCGATCGCCGATGCAGGTGCAGCAGCTGACACTGATACTGGTGCTGGTACTGATGGACGTTGA
- a CDS encoding S-layer homology domain-containing protein, which yields MRRTFMRWLALPLVMMLAFSSQAAAFSDLPETDEAREKIIRLQEQGIINGVNGAFFGDKELTYAEGIHMIVKGLDLSLDAHQVEKAPKAEDYYDHVPEDAWYAESLIIAAAHGLELGRDLDPHAVMTREAYAHYLIEALNTTGVYPFTLIYLVINDESEIAPAYVNNIQLLLNAGIVQLDEELNFYPKQPITRRDAALWLHDTIEFKNQSQIVQSGTDPENGEVTFEVTPINEEVSKVTVYWGEQPHPGYGIRINAIEFVHEAMTAVVYYERLYPDPDLMYPQVIVYPKAAAYVPAGYSVVIDERASETDSKIIPPKPIELEPPIKIEPPVKRLK from the coding sequence ATGAGACGGACTTTCATGCGATGGTTGGCGCTCCCGCTCGTCATGATGCTCGCGTTCAGCAGTCAGGCAGCAGCCTTCAGCGATCTGCCGGAGACGGATGAGGCGAGGGAGAAGATCATCCGTTTGCAGGAGCAAGGGATTATCAATGGCGTGAATGGTGCTTTCTTCGGCGATAAGGAACTGACCTATGCTGAGGGTATTCACATGATCGTGAAGGGGCTGGACCTGAGTCTAGATGCACATCAAGTTGAGAAGGCGCCGAAGGCCGAAGATTACTATGATCATGTTCCGGAGGATGCTTGGTATGCAGAATCACTCATCATCGCAGCCGCTCACGGACTGGAGCTTGGCCGAGACCTGGATCCGCATGCGGTCATGACGAGAGAAGCGTATGCCCATTATCTGATCGAGGCGCTTAACACAACGGGTGTTTATCCGTTCACGCTCATCTATCTTGTTATCAATGACGAATCGGAGATTGCCCCTGCTTATGTGAACAATATTCAACTGCTGCTGAATGCGGGGATCGTTCAGCTGGATGAGGAGCTGAATTTCTATCCGAAACAGCCGATCACCCGCAGGGATGCGGCGCTCTGGCTGCATGATACGATCGAGTTTAAGAACCAATCCCAAATCGTACAATCCGGGACGGATCCTGAGAATGGGGAAGTGACCTTCGAGGTCACTCCGATCAACGAAGAAGTCAGCAAAGTTACAGTTTATTGGGGTGAACAGCCGCATCCGGGGTATGGAATCCGGATCAACGCGATAGAGTTCGTGCATGAAGCGATGACGGCGGTCGTCTACTATGAGCGCCTGTATCCTGATCCGGATCTGATGTATCCACAAGTGATCGTCTATCCGAAGGCTGCTGCATATGTACCTGCTGGATACAGCGTTGTGATCGACGAGCGCGCATCGGAAACGGATTCGAAGATCATACCGCCGAAACCGATCGAGCTTGAACCGCCGATCAAGATCGAACCGCCTGTGAAGAGGTTGAAGTGA
- a CDS encoding glycoside hydrolase family 11 protein, giving the protein MKRSRIRLLLYAVICLALVLPPVVAQAQTVITDNQMGNHDGYDYEFWKDSGGWGRMTLNSGGTFSAEWGGINNILFRKGRKFDQTQTHQQIGNITIDYGVNYQPNGNSYLAVYGWTVEPLVEYYIVESWGTWRPPGAQSKGTVNVDGGTYDIYETTRVNQPSIIGTATFQQYWSVRTSKKTSGTISVSEHFNHWERMGMRMGKMYEVALTVEGWQSSGSADVYRNNLIIGGGGTPGPGPQPGPGPQPGPGSVRVEAESMSISGPYANTINNPFNGVALYANDDKVSFTHNFTSSTSNFYLHGASNNNNMAEVDLYIGGEYKGTFYYGGTYPWTSTIENVSHGTGNQLVELIVTADNGTWDAFIDYLDIEAIGGNDGGGTPGPGPQPGPGPSPGTPVRVEAESMSISGPYANTINNPFNGVALYANDDKVSFTHNFTSGTSNFSLHGASNNNNLAQVDLYIGGEYKGTFYYGGTYPWTYTIENVSHGTGNQLVELIVTADNGTWDIFIDYLEIH; this is encoded by the coding sequence ATGAAGCGAAGCAGAATAAGATTGCTGCTGTACGCGGTGATCTGTTTGGCGCTTGTGCTGCCTCCAGTAGTCGCTCAGGCACAGACAGTCATCACGGATAACCAGATGGGCAACCACGACGGGTATGATTATGAATTCTGGAAGGACAGCGGCGGCTGGGGCCGTATGACGCTGAACAGCGGCGGAACATTCAGTGCCGAATGGGGCGGAATTAACAACATCTTGTTCCGCAAGGGAAGAAAGTTCGATCAGACACAAACTCACCAACAGATCGGTAACATCACGATCGATTATGGCGTGAACTATCAACCGAACGGCAACTCTTATCTGGCCGTCTATGGCTGGACGGTAGAGCCGCTGGTAGAATACTATATCGTAGAAAGCTGGGGAACATGGCGTCCTCCGGGTGCCCAGTCTAAGGGAACCGTTAATGTAGACGGCGGTACTTACGATATCTATGAGACGACTCGGGTGAACCAGCCTTCGATTATTGGTACGGCTACGTTCCAGCAGTATTGGAGTGTCCGGACATCGAAGAAGACAAGCGGTACGATCTCTGTATCAGAGCATTTTAACCATTGGGAAAGAATGGGCATGCGGATGGGCAAGATGTATGAAGTTGCCCTGACGGTGGAAGGCTGGCAGAGCAGCGGAAGCGCTGACGTATACAGAAATAACTTGATCATCGGCGGCGGCGGAACTCCCGGCCCTGGACCTCAGCCTGGCCCTGGACCTCAGCCTGGACCTGGTTCGGTAAGAGTGGAAGCGGAGAGCATGAGCATCAGCGGTCCTTATGCGAATACGATTAATAATCCGTTTAACGGCGTTGCCTTGTATGCTAACGACGATAAGGTCAGCTTCACACACAATTTCACAAGCAGCACCAGCAACTTCTACCTCCACGGTGCATCGAATAACAATAACATGGCAGAAGTCGATCTCTATATCGGCGGTGAATATAAGGGCACGTTCTATTACGGTGGAACATATCCCTGGACATCTACGATTGAAAATGTAAGCCATGGAACAGGCAATCAGTTGGTTGAGCTTATCGTTACAGCCGACAATGGTACATGGGATGCGTTTATCGATTACCTTGATATCGAAGCGATCGGCGGCAATGACGGCGGCGGCACTCCTGGCCCTGGACCTCAGCCTGGCCCTGGACCCAGCCCTGGAACGCCGGTAAGAGTGGAAGCGGAGAGCATGAGCATCAGCGGTCCTTATGCGAATACGATTAACAATCCGTTTAACGGCGTTGCCTTGTATGCTAACGATGATAAGGTCAGCTTCACACACAATTTCACAAGCGGCACCAGCAACTTCTCTCTTCACGGTGCATCGAATAACAACAATCTGGCCCAAGTCGATCTCTATATCGGCGGTGAATATAAGGGGACATTCTATTACGGTGGAACGTATCCTTGGACGTATACTATTGAGAATGTGAGCCATGGAACAGGCAATCAATTGGTTGAACTTATCGTTACAGCCGACAATGGTACATGGGATATATTTATCGATTACCTTGAAATCCATTGA
- a CDS encoding RHS repeat protein: MSICGFYRRLVNFPHRTVQIYPSIRFYIIVLLEKIDELGNTTDYQYDVRGYLTKVIDALGRLAERNDDTGLIQYQYDANDNLLQMSEDTSGTIVREYDALNRVTKFIDVYDHEIQYEYDAAGNLIRLIYPDGKHVAYTYDRNNQIKTVEDWLGNISQYEYDANGRLIRTVKPDGSEELRTYNEAGQLIRLLNRTASGEVINDDHYVYDAYGNVIGESDTAYEYDALYRVVSSDDMQYEYDAAGNPCMGC, translated from the coding sequence ATGTCGATTTGTGGATTTTATCGCCGCCTAGTCAATTTTCCCCATCGAACAGTCCAAATATATCCTTCCATCCGCTTTTATATAATCGTTCTGCTGGAGAAGATCGATGAGCTAGGCAATACGACAGACTATCAATATGATGTCAGAGGATATCTGACGAAGGTCATTGATGCGCTGGGCCGTCTGGCAGAACGGAATGACGACACAGGGCTGATTCAGTATCAATATGATGCGAATGATAACCTGCTGCAGATGAGTGAAGATACTTCGGGAACGATTGTACGTGAATATGATGCATTGAATCGCGTTACGAAGTTCATCGATGTATACGACCATGAGATCCAATATGAATATGATGCAGCAGGGAATCTGATCCGTTTGATCTATCCGGATGGCAAGCACGTTGCTTATACGTATGATCGGAACAACCAGATAAAGACGGTTGAAGACTGGTTGGGCAATATTTCTCAGTATGAGTATGATGCTAATGGCAGATTGATCCGTACCGTTAAACCAGATGGATCTGAAGAACTTCGCACGTATAACGAAGCTGGTCAACTGATTCGTCTGTTGAATAGGACGGCTTCAGGGGAAGTGATCAATGATGACCATTATGTCTATGATGCTTACGGCAATGTGATCGGAGAGTCGGATACTGCCTATGAGTATGATGCTCTATATCGTGTCGTCAGCAGCGATGACATGCAATACGAGTATGATGCAGCAGGCAACCCATGTATGGGATGCTGA
- a CDS encoding PadR family transcriptional regulator: protein MTDLIILALLRSRPMHGYEIQQAIQLSRMDEWTNLLSGSIYYSLNKLEQEGYIRTEAEERTGARLRKIYAITDRGEERFKELVRESLGLAPHSVKSDFAVGLNWIEAIPKEEALAILEDNLANLEKTLQNWQYGKEVKSEYGLTPYAVAAFDNAMAILEQDIKFVKQIMELVKHSS from the coding sequence GTGACGGACCTCATCATCTTGGCTCTGCTTCGAAGCCGGCCGATGCACGGCTATGAGATTCAGCAGGCGATTCAGTTGAGCCGTATGGATGAATGGACGAATCTCCTGTCGGGTTCGATCTATTATTCGCTTAACAAATTAGAACAGGAAGGGTATATTCGCACCGAAGCAGAAGAGCGCACGGGAGCCCGGCTGCGGAAGATCTATGCGATCACGGATCGGGGAGAGGAGAGATTTAAAGAGCTGGTGCGGGAGTCCCTCGGTCTTGCACCGCATTCGGTGAAGTCTGATTTTGCTGTCGGCTTGAACTGGATTGAGGCGATCCCAAAGGAGGAAGCCCTGGCGATCCTGGAGGACAATCTGGCGAACTTGGAGAAGACGCTTCAGAACTGGCAATACGGCAAGGAGGTCAAGTCCGAATACGGCCTTACGCCTTATGCGGTTGCTGCCTTTGACAATGCGATGGCGATCTTAGAGCAGGATATCAAGTTTGTCAAACAGATTATGGAGCTGGTGAAACATTCGTCATAG